The sequence taattaaacaacatttgtttaattatttaagttccctttatctcttttacacttaagctaactttaggtgcataatataattaattcttttattaattattatgtgcaaacctaggttttcccttttagggtttcttgacctattaaaggttgagttcattcttttcattgtaataaGAAGGACGTTTTTTACAtgacacattttgtgaatattgagctctctctttttgagcatattttctgtgtatttctttcttcagtgatttgcttccttgcgtctccttgtaacatgtttttcagcttgcagagatcatttgggctcctgtggtgttgtattttctcaactctaatatggtatcagagcttcaaatctgcagctatatgttcttgttttgagagtttttgcattggaagcagatctggggtctCGGGAAGTTTTCTATGTatttagggataggccttttttttaagcactttgggcctaaacggatcccaccatcgtgctcagaaggctcgAAAACCTCTACAGTcataaaacttgcctagttttggcTCCTGAGCCTCTAGGAGTATTTTTTCTCTAGATCCAAGTCGTACAACCTTGGCATGCAATTCgaggaaaaaatttcaaaaaaaaattaatttttgcctttttacggcatgcaagccgaattttgatttttcaaaaaaatcttcaaaaaaaaatcaaaaaaggcgaAAGGTTTTTTTTGGGGGCTCCCACGATAGACAGGGTACCGTGGGGCTCCTATTGGTGTCAGTACGGCCCCTGTCGGCCCGACCTTGCCAGTCCTCAGTTTCCGGCCCCTGCCAGCCCTCAAGTTGCTGTCAGCCCGGCCCCCGTCGACACCGGCCTCCACTGCTTCCCCGGTCGCCGCTGCACCATTGGCCCTTGCTCTACCTTGGCGCCCCCGGCGCAGCTCCCTGTTGCCTCCCTATCGAAGCTCCTCGCCACCGCAGCTCCCCGCCGGTGCTGCTGGCCCCCACTACTGCGTCGCTGGCGACCGCCCTGCTGCCTGCCGGAAACCGCTGCCCAGACATAGCCACTTAGCCACCGGGGAGCCACCAGCCCGCCACCCATGCGCCACCCACTGGCCTCCTCCGCCCGCCTTAGCCACcaaactaccccttcctcttgttttgaaggggggtttggttttttggtcatatcttgggcatacagagtcattttttcaaaaatgaataggcatcagaaagatgGTTTCGAGCCGGACCTCGTCATATTGGtaattttttccagtcaaagtgaggtctctttttcgcacttcgggagacgtagaatgagcatctgaactctattttttgaaaaaattatatttttggaaagcatgtgttgtgtactttccaaccatatgagttttatttccaaattctgctctatgcatattttattcagttttttgcttttcagcactctagtggatgtcttggttgtttcaggttctggtatctctactttgagtaggatgtctcagtttttGTTGTTCTTATCATCCTAtaattgtatttatgcaaatgcactgagataaagtgccatcatgcattgtttacttgggatcttgcacatcttgtgccttattgtacatgcactattgataaagtgccatgagggggttgatgtttgccttgtttgccatctaccgttgtccagtgagtgttccttccacaacattcgcctcatgatgtgtgtcaagtgagtgttccttccacaacacccTGTACTTtttcaacacctttgatgttcctagtaCTTTAttgtgcagttcttgttggctgttcttttcagtgtacctatccctctccctcttcagcattatggggaggtttgtcctattggttctaatgctttcatggttcgattgatcagctcttcaggctttggtgttttcatgccatctgtatctttgatttcaattGTTTGCCTTGTTTACCTTCTGactcgagtagtgtcatttgagggcactcatacagattataatcttctctacctggtcatgttttaTTTTAggggaggttcttcagatcagcagttattcttcaatagagtttgtaggttcttcatgcttcagtggtgttcttttccatctctttttggagtagagtttttctcccatgtggttttctctatttctccagttcatagagatttcattgtatttgggtacctaattaggctttgttgtcaggacccatctttattgctttcagtagttgttctaggttttagcttctccctagttctagcttaagggggggtgttagagtattcgggtatttacttgattaattaaacaatatttgtttaattatttaagttccctttatctcttttacacttaagctaactttaggtgcataataattaattcttttattaattattatgtgcaaacctaggttttctcttttagggtttcttgacctattaaaggttgagttcattcttttcattgtaataagaaggaggttttttacattacacattttgtgaatattgagctctctcttttttagcatattttttgtgtatttttttcttctatgatttgcttccttgcttctccttgtaacaggttttttagcttgtagagatcatttgggctcctgtggtgttgtattttctcaactccaacagttgtgtgtgtgtgtgtgtgtgtgtgtgtgtgtgtgtgtgtgtgtgtctctctctctctctctctctctctctctatatatatatatatatatatatatatatatatttgatatcatATATATGCACGTATGCACATACAAGTATAcaagtataaatatatatgtacatatataccgctatttgtgcatatatatatatgcctaCCAATATATGTGTGAATGTGTTGTTCGAGATTATAGCTAAATCCCTGCCTGCCTATGAGTTACCTGATCTGATTGCCTAGATATTAATGATGTGGTTTTGTTCGTTCCATTTTTCCCTATATTGGCTAGATTATTTGCCAATGTATTAGCCTCCCTATATATGCGATTAATCGTGTAATTTGAGAAGCTTTCCATTAGAGATAGGGCTCTGTCCAATAGACTTTTGAGTTTCCAGTTTGACATTGTTCTAGTCCTCATTGCATTAACTATAATGGCAGAGTCCCCTTCTatttccaatttggatatttttaattgtttgcaCAGGTTTAAACCCTCTATTAGGCTCAACGGTTCTGCCTTATTGTTAGTGCATTGACCTAGATATTTGGATCTAGATCCAATACAACTCCCTTCATCAGAATGAATTATATAGCCTGCCCCTGCCTCCCCTGGATTACCTCTAGACactccatcaaagttgagtttgcaCCATCCAACCTCTGAAGGCACCCATTTGTAAGCTTTCCTTGCTTCGATTTTGTCTATGCCACCCTTCCCAGTGAATAGAGGGATTTTAATCCCCTTCCATTGCCTTATCTGTAAATGTCTTATCATGTTGGGGGATGGTCACATTCTTGCTATTGGAGATTTAtgtgatggaggcttctatttttgctatAAGATTTTCTTCCTTCATTTCTACCTCCTGAAAAATTCTCATGTTACCCTCCTTCCAAACTTCCCAGATTACTATTGCTAGACTGCATATCCATAAGTTGTGGAAGATGCTATTCTTTTTGATGATTGGCCAACCTTTGAGCCATTCCCTTAGGGAAGGGATAAGGGCACCTGACCAACCTAGTTGGGCCATTAGCCAATACCAACATTTCTATGTGTAGTTGCAAGTTGTGAAGATATGGTCATTTGTCTCCCCATCTCCTTTGTGTGAGAGACAAATTGAGGGCCCTTCTTAGCCcctaagtttaaattgttcaatATTTAGGACCTTCCCCTGAATTGCCACCTAGGTAAAGAAGCTAACTTTTGGGAGATAGAATTTATCCCAGCATAGTGTATTTGGGATGTAGTCCTTGACAATGTTTCCCTCATCATATATGGTTCTGAAACCATCTTTATAGTTGTACTATCCACCCTTTGATCTAGACCATATAAGATCATCTGGCCCAGGTCTGAATATTATTATTCTGCATCCAATAATTTGCAACAGTTCTTGGACTTTGATGTCCATCAAGAATGGGAGCATAtttttccatttccatcccatTGTCGATTCTGGTACCATTGTTGTATAATCCCTTACATGACTACCCCATAAGGATTTCAATTGGTCCTTTATATTGGTCGTATCCATTAGTCTATCTATCGAGGGGTATCCCACCTAGGAATTTTCCTAGAACAAGGCGGATTTACAGTCGCGAATATCCCAAGATAGATGATTTGATATGAGCATTCAACTCTCTTTTAATAAATTCCAGATTCTAGACCCCTTAGGTGGGTCTGTATCCCTAAATACTGCCTCTCTCTGATtctttgatatatatttgctcCTAAGGATTCTGGCCCATTTGGCTTATGAGGATGTGTACATTCTCCATGCTAGTTTTGCCCCGAAGGCCTTATTTTGCCATAGTAATTTCCTAATTCCCGTGCCTCCATTACTCTTTTCTCGACATATCTTGTCCCATGATATTAGTTTAATTTTGTTCTTATCCCCTGTACTGTTCCAACAGAAATCTCTGATTGTTTGAGTTAATTTCTTATAGGCCCCTTTTGAAAGTGTTATGCATGATAGTAGATAGATAGGCATTGCTACTAAGACCGTTTTTATGAGGGTTAGGCTTCCTTCCCCTGTCAGCCATAAGGCTTTCCAAGATGACAACTTCTTCCTAACCCTTTCAATCATGGGATCCCATAATTTCTTGGTTCTAATACCTTTGTCCAGAGGCATTCCTTAatatgagaatggtagatgacCTATTTTGTACCCTAGAAATGAAGCTCTTTTGAATTCCTCCTGTGCTTCCATATTAAAAAAGAATATCTCTGATTTCTCCTTGTTTACCATCTCTCTGGATGCTAGCGCATAAGATTGTAATATCTTCTTGATTTCCTTGGCTTCATTCAACTGCCCTTTCCCCagaattgtgtcatcaacaaactattgatgagtacaTGGATCTACCCCTCCTGTGATCTGAATCCTTGCCAGTCTGCCAACTCTCTGTGATTCCTCCAGGCTTCTTCCTAAGGCTTCAGACATAATGATAAATAGGAATGAGGATAGGGGATCTCCCTATCTGAGCCCCCTACATACTCCAAAGAAGCCTTCTAGTTTCccatttagtaagatagagaacctagGGTTTGATATGCAGAAGTAGACCCAATTCacccattgtttgttaaagccaaaggctTTCATGCAGCTACAaaggaaataccaatccactttgtcataagcctttttaatatctaattttatcaGCATATTAGGTTGCCCTTGGAACTGACAAGAGTGGATAGCTTCCTGGACTATGATGATCCCATCCAAAATTGATCTGTTGGGTACAAAGCCagtttgttcttctgatattatgGCAGGCAGTAATTTTTTTAGTCTATTAGCCATGACTTTTGCTAGTAGTTTATAAGTCATACATTGCATAAAGAAATGGGCTTGAATTCTTCCCACTTTGATGGATTCTCCTTCTTTGGGAGTAAGGCCAAAAAGGTattattgatttctttcaagaactTCCCTGCATTACGGGCATATTCCAAGGCATCGGTAACCTCGTCCCCTAAGATatgccaacatttctgaaaaaaccaGCAGGGAAGCCATTCGGTCCAGGGGCTTTATCTCCTTGAAATTGTGCCAAAGCCATTTTGACTTCTTCATGGGTGATTTTGGAGTTTAACATTTGATTATCACCCTTTGTTATTAGTTTGGGTATGTTATTCAATAAGGCTTTATTGAGAATATTTTCAAAGTACTTGGTACCATCTTTTGCGATCAGATTTTGATCCATAATGATCTGATCACTGTCATTGATGATGTGAGTAATTTTATTTGCTGCCCTTTTCATTTTGACACTGTTGTGAAAAAATCTAGtgtttctatctccatcttctAGCCATGTCTCTCGAGATTTTAGTTTCCAGTATATCTCTTCTCTAGCCATAATGCCTTCATATTCACATAAAAGCTTTTTTTCGGCCTCGTATGTTTCACAGGTCATCCTATTTTGCATCACAACATTATTTATTGTTTCCAACCCTTTTTCAATTCTTGACTTCTCCTCGAAGACGTGTTTGAATTTCTTTTTGTTCCAATCTAACAGTTTGTGTTTAACCTCTTTCAACTTAGAGACAATACAATACATTTTAGATCCTTCAAAGACATTGTCCTTCCACCATTTATGTATGTTGGGGAGGAAGTATTCATGTGTAAACCACATCATTTCAAACTTGAAAGGACACGCAGTTTGCTTTGCTTCCCCCATAAGTTCTAATAGCATCAGGTAATGATCAGAGCCTGACCATGGCAATACTGtagtttttaattcctttttgagGTCAGTCAGGTCTCCTTTGAGGAAAAATCTGCCAATtatttctgcaatgttggagaaaccTATTCTTCTGTTATTCCATGTGTGAAAACCCATCTCAGTCCTGATTTCCAGAAGGTTATTCTTATTTATCCAATTTGCAAAGTCTCTTTGTGGCTGTCTTATGGTTTTTATCCCACCGCTTTTATCAGTTGAGTACAAGATGGTGTTgaagtcaccacctatgatgatgtgtttctCATCCTGATTGTTTAAGAAGTGTTCAATTTCTTGCCAAACTAATCTCTTTTTATCTGTTGGAATTGGGCCATATACATTAATGATGATAAACTCAAGATTTAGGCTAAGGGCTCTTACTTTACCAGCCATCCAGTTTTGTATCTTGGTCTGGAATGTAAATGCGGCTGAGTTCTTTTTCCACATTATACCTAGTCCACCCGATGCCCCTATAGACTCCACCATTTCCATCTGCCATTGGGTGAATTTTCTGCTAAAATTGTCCATGTTAGTCTTACCtagttttgtttcttgtagcatAACTAGGTCCATAGTGGATTTCAGTATGCTTCGCTTAATTaagcgttgtttgttaggggccccCATACCCCTAACATTATATGTTAGTATATTTATTCCTTTACAGGGGGAAGGGGAGATTTTCCTTGTCCCAATAGGGTTGTGATTTTGGCCTGCCCCTCTGCATCCCCGTCCATctttcttttgtctaaaaaagacttctGACCTCTTTTGTTGCTCATGGTTTTGCCACAGTCTGGAGTTAGTTTCTTACCTCCCATCTGGAGGATACCTCTGTTTTGTGGGTTGATTGAGTTATTGTCTAATATTATGCTATTTTCCCCTTATCGCATACTGATCAGTTCATTAATAATGaattctctttcctcatttgaatttTAATCCTTCCACAATAGGGGATTCCTCCAAAGTGGGAGAAATTGTAATTTTTTCCTCATGAGCAACCTCAGCCGGGTTGATGTTTAATGAGGGGGTTTTGAGGGGGGTCCGATCATATTCTGGATTGGAGATGATGGCATTGTTTGCCCCATTTGTTAAAGTATCAATGAATACCTCCTCGACAAATTCTTCAGCTAATTTACCCATTAGATtttctatgacattgttcagttcTGCTTGGATTCGATCCTCATTATCATAAGCAagagtttcattgttattttcagcTCTTACTGGTTTGTTACGTAAGACCAGTAAAGGAGGGGGGGTTGGGATATTAGCAGTCTCTTGCTGACCAATGTTTATAATAAAGCCGCCATTGTCATTGTTAAATTGAATATCTACTATGTCTTTCGATGCTCTATGGTCATCTCTTACCTTTACCTAAGACTTCTGTAAATTAGGGTTCGACCTTTTGCAGAATGCTAAATCTTTAGATACCAGGCCAATATACCATACCGGTTTTAGGGTGTAATTACCATCTACTGTCTCTAGGGTTATGTTTTTTAGATTTTCCATGCCCTTATTTACTTCTATTAATAGTTTTATATCATATttatctgaccaacttttttctaCTACTATGAATTTGCTCAATTTATCCCAAATTTCTATAAGAATTTTGGCATGCATTAATTCAACAGGAACATTATGAATTTCTACCCATTTCGATACTGTTTTGAATTCATATCTATTATCATCGAATTTAGGTTGTtattcaataaaattaaaatttgcacCTTTGTAAAAAACATAGTCTTCATGCAATAACTTGGATTTTAGAGGCTTTTTGTAACATTAAATGTACATAAAGTTATTAGCTAGGGTAGTGATACTTAGTTGCCCGTGGAATGTTGTTTTCCACCATTCAACTATTCTGGGGAGAGGTTGATTATTCCCTCCCCATTTTGCAAAGAGTCTGTGCCCTCTGCAATAATTACTTAATTCCATGGCTTCCCTGGGAATCGAAATCTTGATACAATCCAGGTTGGGATTTATCAATGTTAGGGCACCCTCGCTCCTTGTTGCTTTGATAACATTCTTGCTTTCATGGTGGAGCGAGTTCCCCATCCTCGAAGCTAACTTTGAGTTAATTAGATTAGGGCCATGGTAAGGTATTGCCCTTCCTCCATCCTTGGCAGGTCCTCTATAACCCTCCACTCGATAGGTATGTGGGCAAGATATATGTTGTGGCTTTTGAAGGGGTTGGCCAGGACTAGAAGCAGTTGATCAAAATCCCAGTGGTATGCGACTTGCATTGGTGGCACAACCAAGGATTCGTGAGGTGATGGGGATCACCCACACATTTGACCACTCCAGAGAAGCCCTAGCCTCCCTTTTTTCCACCCTAGCAGCTCTTCTGCCCTTCACCAATTGCCACATTTGGTTTTGTGAAGACGGTTCCCTATCAGGTGGAGGTCTTCCAACAAGGCTGCAACCCTTGCCCTAATGAGAATTATGATCGCCGAGGTGCAGATGCCGATATGGAAAGCTCATAGCATGCAAAGGGCTCGACATTGGGGGGATGAGGCGGTGTCTGATCTGCTCCCTCCAAATGATCCTTTTGGCGCTTGAGCAAGGCATGTACCGCAATGGGTTTTTCAGGAGGGCAAATGGGTTGATGTTTTGGCTTCGCCTGCTCGTTTTTCAGAGGATAAAGCATTTCAGTTTGGTTTCCCTTCTTTTACATATTTCAGAGGGTTTTTCCGGCGATGTCAAAATCAGGCTCGAAATCTGGGGGCATGGCAAAAGGGCAAACAAAATTGGAGGGTTTCTAAAAATAAGGCTCCGAGTTATCTGGCAAATGCCTCTATGAAATTGTCAAAGGATTCGGGGTCATTTGCAGAGTTCAAATTTGCCCTCGCAGCCTGCTCCGATTCCGATTTCATTGATTGATGCCTCAGATGTCGTTTTGGGGAAAAAGCTCTAGATCTTCAAACTTTAGCGGTTGTGATTCAGGTTTGGGGAGATCCTATGCCTCTGTCCAAGCTTCACTATAAAATTCATGCACATTGGTATGGCACTTTGTACTTTCATGTTCTTTCTGCAAGCTCGTTTATTGTTGTGTTCGATTCTGCATCTGCTAGGGATAAGGCTTTATGCAGTCCATTTTTTTGGCTTGGAAAAAACCTGATTTTTGTGGAAAGTTGGAAACCCTTTCTGGCAACATCTAGGGTTGGCCCAAAACAGGTCCCAATGTGGTTTAAACTTCCACTTTTACCATCTGAATTTATCAAATTTGACATATTAACAAGAATTGGGGATTCGTTGGGTAAATTTTTGATGTCTTGTTCATTGTTTGAGGATGGGGCATTGGTTGTCAAAATTTGTGTTTTAACTTGCCCTAAAATTCCTTCGCCAAAGTTCTGCAATATTCGGTCTCCTTTTGGTTTGTGGCGTCAAAATTTGGTTAGGGACTCTGGGgtttttggttgctctgttgtAGTTATGGATTCTCCAATGTTTTTCCACATGAAATCCATTCATTTTGGCTAAGAGGGAGTTGAATCTCTGTTTGTTGAGAATGTAGAAGTTCTTACCTGGAATAAAATCCATCTGTCTGGTTCTGCTGTTAAGCCTACTTCCCTCGTGAATAAAACTTTCACTCCTATGGATACTGCAGTGGCTCTTAATAATTTTGCTCCTCCCCCGAGGATTGGACGATCAAATGTTCTTCCTCTGAAAAAACCTAATGTCACTATAAATACAGGATTACCCTTTGAGCCTGTGGTTGACATGGGAAATATGTTAGGGGCTGAATCACATATCCCGAGTGTTTTTCATAAAGATATAGGTGCTGAAACTACTTCAGATGGGGGGATTTTATTAGAACCTGCATCACAAGTACCTGAGATTTTGTTAGAAAATGTTAATCCTGTGGAGATTGATGTTATTCCAGATGATCTTCTCATTGCTTAGGTTCAGAATTTAGTTAATACTAATAAGGTTGTTCTTGATTCTCCTTTAGCCAATAAGGTAGTCTCTTCTATCTCAGTTGACTTGGGCATTTTGGAGAATGACTTGGCTGCTTTTCCCACCAATAactcttttgagcttcttgataGGGATAAGGCATTGGTGGCTTCAAGACTTGTGTCACCTCTGGCTCCCGTGGTCTCAGATAAGGAGGAGATTATGATAGATAAGGCCATCATGGCGGTTACTCCTGGGCTTCCTTTGGTACAAACTCCTCTTCTCCCTTCCTCACCCTTATCTACTCTAGGGAAGAGGGGGCGTAAGCCCAAGCATATTAAGACCAAATTAGAAATTGATGCAGGAATCCAATCAACTATTTTATCTTCCTTGGAGACTTCGAAAAAGAAAAGATCAAAGAAACCCTTTAGTCCACCTCTTACAAGAGCTCTAGCTACTAAACGTAGTCTACATAAGGTTTTTTTTGTAGGGTTGGTTTCTCCAGTTTCTTTGAATGCTTTGTGGGGAGTTGAAGCTTCCCCTCAGGGccaatgaagataatatcctggaatgttaggggcttaaacgccCCTAACAAACGACGTATGATTAAGTCacaattggacttaatgaagtgtgatttgGTGTTGTTGCAAGAAACTAAGCTAAATCTACAGTTGGCGGATAggttattttcttcttggaaatTATGGAATTTTTTCTCATCTCCCTCTTCAAGTGCGTCGGGTGGGTTGGTAGTTATTTGGAGAGATTCTGTTGTTCAATTCTCATTAATTACCTCATCATCTAATTGGATGCTTGGGATAGTTAAGAGTAGATCGTCAAATTTAAAGTTTTGGctatttaatgtttatggaccTTCTGGGGTTCTAGAAAAAAGAATGCTTTGGAATTTCTTGGTTTCTCTTGCTACTACTCTGTGGAATGTTTTTCTAATTTTTGGGGGAGATTTCATTGCAATTACTTGTTTGGATGAAAAGGTTGGGGGTATCATCCTTAAAAAACATGCTATTTCAGACTTTTGCAACTTCATTCATTCCTTGAGTTTAGTTGATTGTAAACCTCTTAATGGTTcatttacatggactaatatgcGAAGGGACTTTTGTCAAATTTCGGAAAGGTTGGATCATTTTATGGTTTCAAATAATTGGTTTAGTTCGGGGCAGGATTTTGTATCCTCAATTCTCCCCTTAACTggttctgatcatttccctattcagTTTGATATTTTCGAGGATAGGGCTCCTAGAAAGTGACCtttcaagtttgagccaatgtggtttagggatcaatcTTTTTTGCCTTCCTTAAAATGTTGGTGGAATTCAGCCCTTTTTTTTCTGGGTCTAGGATGTTTCAACTAGTTAAGAAGTTGGGTTTTTTGAAGTCAAGAATAAAGGATTGGAATGTGCGGCATTTTAAGAATGTTTTTGGTGAAAAGGCTAGGATCCAGGAGGAAATTGAGCAACTTAATAAGAAAATTGTTGCTGCAAGTATGTCTTCTACAATGTATGATGAGCTTAAGGTGTTGAACATACAACTGAGTGAGACtctggctagggaagaatcttattggaggcagaagTCTAGGGATCTTTGGCTTTTTGAAGGTGatcgaaataccaaattctttcattcctcctcTAAGCTCAAGAGACTTCGTAATCGAATCTCTTGTATTATTGACTCTAATAGTAATACTCTGATAGATGAAGACGAAATAGCTACCGAAGCTGTTAGATTTTTTAAATCTCTTCTCTCAACAGAGCCGGTGGTGGTTGATGATGAGTTTGTAAATTTGATCCCTCCTTTAGTCTCTCGAGAAGATAATAAGATGTTGATGGCCCCCATTTTCGTTAGCTGAATtgaaagagatagtcttttccatgcacTTGGAAAAGGCGTCGGGGCCGTATGGATTTACAGCATTATTCTTCCAGAAATGTTGGGACTTTATAGGGAAAGATGTGTTGTTAGCCTTGGAGGAGTCTAGAAGGAATAGGGCGATTCTAAGGGAAattaatactactcttattgctatTATCCCGAAAGTAGATAACCCTACCTCTTTTTCGGACTTTCATCCAATTGCCTTGTGTACCACCTTATACaaaatctttactaaggcaatttcggttagATTATCTAAACTCCTTCCTCGGATAATTTCGTTAGAGCAGGGTGGGTTTGTGTCTAGACGGGAAACTCCTGAAGGTGCCATTGTAGCTCATGAAATCCTGCACTCCATATCTCAACAAAAGGTATCAGCAATGATTCTTAAACTAGACATGCTTAAAGTGTATGATCATGTTAATTGGCAGTCCTTGCTTGTTGTCTTGAGCCGATTAGGGTTTTCACAATGTTGGGTTAAGTGGGTCTTTTCATATATATCCTCTTATCGCTTCTCAGTATTGATTAATGGGTCTCCCTCGGGCTTTTTTGCTTCCTCCTGCggaattaggcaaggagatcccttatctccttttttgtttattattttggtgGAAGCATTAAGTAGGGCTATATCTAATGCTACGACATCGGGATTATGGTCAGGTATCAGAGTAGATGGCCTCCCTTCTTCACAATCTCATTGCTTATTCGCTGATGATACACTTTTGTTTGGGGAGGCCTCTATGAGGGAAGCTCGAGTTATTAAGAAAATTATCTCTGACTATTCAACCTTTTATGGTCAAAAGGTTAACAAGCAGAATTCCAAAATCTTTTTTGTGAATGTCCCCAATTTAGTTTGGGACAATCTTGCCCACTTTTGGAGTTTTCAAGTTGGGTCTTTCCCCTGTATGTATTTAGGCATTCCTTTCTTTCTGGGTGCAGATAAGATCTCTTTTTGGGATAAAGTTGTCCGTTCTATCACCTCCAGAATTTCCTCCTGGAATCATAAGTGGCTAATAATGGCTGGCAAGATCCTTCTAATCAAATCAATTTTGAATGCCATACCTACATATCTCATGTCTATCCTACAGGCTCCCTCTCAAATCGTTAAGAGGATTAAGATTTCCCTCAGGTCCTTCCTTTCGAATGATAATCTAGGTGGGAAACATAAGATTCCTCTTCttgcttgggataaagtttgtcaTCCCAAGGAGCTGGGGGGTGCGGGTATTCGTGATCT is a genomic window of Cryptomeria japonica chromosome 7, Sugi_1.0, whole genome shotgun sequence containing:
- the LOC131856952 gene encoding uncharacterized protein LOC131856952, translated to MDNFSRKFTQWQMEMVESIGASGGLGIMWKKNSAAFTFQTKIQNWMAGKVRALSLNLEFIIINVYGPIPTDKKRLVWQEIEHFLNNQDEKHIIIGGDFNTILYSTDKSGGIKTIRQPQRDFANWINKNNLLEIRTEMGFHTWNNRRIGFSNIAEIIGRFFLKGDLTDLKKELKTTVLPWSGSDHYLMLLELMGEAKQTACPFKFEMMWFTHEYFLPNIHKWWKDNVFEGSKMYCIVSKLKEVKHKLLDWNKKKFKHVFEEKSRIEKGLETINNVVMQNRMTCETYEAEKKLLCEYEGIMAREEIYWKLKSRETWLEDGDRNTRFFHNSVKMKRAANKITHIINDSDQIIMDQNLIAKDGTKYFENILNKALLNNIPKLITKGDNQMLNSKITHEEVKMALAQFQGDKAPGPNGFPAGFFRNVGIS